In the genome of Bombyx mori chromosome 13, ASM3026992v2, the window TATGTTCTGAACTTTATATTTCTCATACAAGGCCGGGGCCCTCAAGCAATGCGCCGTCAGATATATCATCCTCCTCGATTTGGTGCAGCTCACGCAGCGAGCCCACTTCTCCAGCATCGTCGCGTCCCACGGACAAACTGATATACCCAAAGCGAGACCTCGGATTTGTGACCAGCCCCTCCTGATTTCTTGCTTTTCGGCTAACATTGAATGGCCTGTCAATTGACAAGAGTGATATTCGATTTCCATTCACCATTGGATCCTTTTTATAAAGTTCACAAAGCAACGGAAGCGAcggaaatttacaaaattaaacatatatttgttataattaacgTGAATGCGTTTCCAGAAGGCTAAATTATCACAATCATGATTAGATCACaattcataaaataatgttaaataataattagataattactggcaacaaatcacgcacgatcatccggtcccaaattaggattccttgtCTTATGTGTgctagagactgacatacataaatGCGTTTATGTACATATACCTATAAAATTAATCACTTAGACAAAGAGAAAAAAATCCTGTTTATCACACGATTTCACGATGTGggtatcgaacccacgaccctcggcacaacaaTCAGGAGCGCTAgccactgcaccaccgagtcagtcaaaggTCATGTTAAAAGTCAGAGCAGGCGTCCCGCAAGATACAAGGTTGTTGACCCCGGTGTCATTGACTATTTTTCTTAGTTTACGTGAAATACACACTTCAATTAACAAATTTGACGTGAGGAAAACCGCGCGTCGCTTCTTGTTATAAGAGTTGATCGAAAAGGGCTCTTTGTAAGCAATCTATTACAATGAAATGGCACATTCACATGCTAACCTTGAGCCAACGCCCTAGCCAAGAAATCGCACAAAACCAGATTTGATCCTGGAGGAGCTGATACCTCTGGCCAGGTTTGTCGGACATGTTCACGGACAAATCGAATTACCCGAGGCACGTCCGACGGGCGAGCGCGACGCACCCTCACCGGTTCTTCATTTTCACCTTGTACCTTAAAGAAATGCAAAAAACAGATGAAACATGACTTCTAAGCCTATAATATACTATGtctatattactggtggtagcaatTCTTGTGGGTTCGCACGGGTACGTAACactactccgcctatttctacagtaatgtgtttcggtttgaagggtggggc includes:
- the LOC101739959 gene encoding uncharacterized protein LOC101739959 isoform X2 produces the protein MSSLPGFFKVISGRNLVRRVQGAFSGFGGHVRSYSDTTKSDSNSKQVMVQGENEEPVRVRRARPSDVPRVIRFVREHVRQTWPEVSAPPGSNLVLCDFLARALAQGHSMLAEKQEIRRGWSQIRGLALGISVCPWDATMLEKWARCVSCTKSRRMIYLTAHCLRAPALYEKYKVQNILQVYLIVPKNSLKSADIVQVLAKSAIQRGRDVGFPLLRFDVNDVSMLSKNARRTPAQERMAVFIRC